In the Brettanomyces nanus chromosome 1, complete sequence genome, acgatgatgaagaataaCAAGGGAAACACAAACTACGAGTCTCTGCGGCTCATTTAAAAGCCTTGAAATATCTCactcaatttttcacctaTTTTTCATCCATCAAACCTTgtactcttttttttacttttcttttcttcttcttatctctCTAAAGAATGAAAATACTCGCTTCTGCATCGGATTCTGGTTCCTTGAAGGAAATCGTTTGTCCTAGGGGAACAGATACTTCCATACAGACTGCTCCTCAACCTATATCAATCACTACCTATTGTAAAGAGACTAGATCTACTAGAATACTTCAGTTTATCCTATATGAAACCAAATATCTCATAGCTACAAGGGCTGGAGGATCGATTTGTGTCTATGATCTTTTGGATAGTTACAAACTAGTTCATAGATTCTTGGGATTTGGCCAGAATTCCACAGACTTGTTTGTATCACTTTTCGTCAATCCTTTGGACAAATTATGCTACTCGTGTACTCTATCTGGCCAAGTTTTTGTCATAGATCCGGCTGATTTGGACAAGGAGGCAGTTAAGTTGCAACTTCCACCTTCCAATAGTGTCGAATGTTTTGTGTGTGATTCCATTAGACCAGATATCTTTGCCTatggaggaaaagaaaatgatctCAAAGTAGTGAAGCTTGAGAAGGATCAGTTTCAGCTTGTTTTCAAAGCTAGAAACGTTCCAGACAATCGTTTGGACCTTAGAGAACCTGTTTGggtgaagaaaatagaGTTTCTGTCCGAGGATTCTGATAACCCAGACACTTATAAGCTTATTATAGTCACTGGATATGGTCAAATTAGATACTATGATTCCTCTGAATCCAGAAGACCTTCTTTTAACTTCAAAGTTTTACCTGATGCGTTAATCACTCtaaagaaagtgaaaggTGAACCTTCCCATATAATTTGCTCCGATATAAAGACTACCACGGCCAAGTTCGATTACAAAACTGGTCTAATGCAGGGTAAATTTCACGGTACAGTTGGTTGTACCCAAGctcttgatatttttgagcCTACCAAATTACTTGCAACTGGGGGGTTGGACAGATATGTGAGATGCTTTGATATTGCAAGTCGTAAATGCTTCGTTAAAGTGTATGTGGGTACACACATAAGTGATGTGATGGTGTTGGAGGATAATTGGAGAGAACAgagagaattgaagaagaagaagaaagaaagaagcaagaagacGAAATCCGAATccgaagaaggagaagaagatggtgaatCTGATAGCGATGCCGATGACTTGTGGAGTAAGTTGGAAGAGAATCTCCTTAAAGctagaaagaaaagaaaattgcGTTAGAATACTATATTAAGCTAATTTACTCATCTTTTTGTCGTGGCCATTCTTCCTATTATGGTTTCCTCTACTAGCCTTGTTCTTCGATTTATCGCGTTGCTGCTTACGAGTATCTGGCGGACCTGGAGGTggatgctgatgctgattATGAGGTTTGAATACTCTTCGAGTACTTTCATAgtcttcgtcttcgtctCCGTCTCCGTCTCCGTCTCCGTCTCCTTCACCCTTTCTATACTTTGTTCTAGGCTTCAGTTTCTTATCATTCAACGATCCTCCACTTTCTATCTGTTGTTGCTCCAACAACCTATACTTATGTGGATTCCTTTCCAACATCCGAGCCCAGCCTTCAATTTGTTCATCGACCCATCcaaattccttcttcaactgacCTCTGTAGTTCGTATGACGATTTCTGGTGGCAAATAGATCTGGATCGCTCTTATAAATGAGGAAAAGCTTCATATCAAGAGCATTTTCCTTCGCAGGACCTTTTTTACTACTTCTCTTTATAGCAGGACCTTCAGTCAACTCAGAATCAATATAGGTATCATCAggttcatcttcgtcaGATTCATACATCATATTCAAAGCTCTAACCaatgacttcttctttagttcttctttagtGGTGCGATCTAAATCCTCACGACTCTTCTGTTTCTTACCAAATTGAACTTCAACGTTTTTTCCCTTCAATTTGTAATCAACAACATTACTGGGCTTTTCAATATACTCTTTAACAGAACCAATATCATCAGGACTCTCTAACAGTTTGTTTACTATCGAGCTAACTTCTCCTTTATTATCAACTAGTAATGTTTTAACCTGAGCTTCATTAAGTTGTGGAAAGAAATCTAGCACCTCTTTAATTTTGACTAGATCGAACGTCTTAGTTTTAGTATTAGTTTTAGTTTTGTGTTTCTGAAGATACTCCAACTTTCCGGTTATATCAGGATTAATATCCTGATATCTCTTAGAAAGAATTATCTTTGCCAATAATGGATGATCTTTGAGTAACTGATTCATTGACTTAACATTCAACTCCTTCCTGATCAAATCGATCGTCTTGCTACTGTCTAAACTTACTATAGAAACAAGCATCAACTGAAAACACTGCTCACTATGAATGGACTCACCGTTATTGAATAATCTCTCGATCTCGTTAATCCAGTAACTATTAACAAACTTTACAGCAAAGTTAGAGGATTGCTGATGTTCCTTACTAACTCTGCCAAAATAACGATTATTAGCATTCTTCGACCCTTTAGGTTGAATCCTTTGGCCAAGCAAAGCGTACAATGTCTCTAAATCGGCTCGATTAAATTTCTTCTCCGCCACAAGTTTAATCACATGATCCTGAACGTTCCTTCCCTCTACTAACTTCCTCACCACATTAATGTTAATGAGTGATTGATTGGTGGACATATTTTGAACAGCCAACTTCACATAAACTTTGCAAAAATCCCAAACTGAAGATCCTGTCAACTGTAAGTTCACCAAATGGAACGTCTTAATAAATTGGAACACTACCAACTTCAATATTCTCTGACTCTCCACTATATCAGGATTGATGGCTCCTAAGGAAAAGACCTTTGTGGCCTCCTCACTGGATTCATACAAATAGCCTTTGAGAAATGCTGTAAGCTGCTGTTTGCTTCGTGTCGACAATTGGGCGTCTCTTTTGTCAGTCAAAATGATAAGCTTTTGAAATAACTCTATGTAAACTTCAAGGAGATGACTCCATATCACTGGGTCTTTATCGATCATACTCGAACGGAGTTGAAATGGTGGAAATGCCACTATAGGAATGTCGATTTCCATGGTATGAGATAAGAAGGGAAAagggagaaggagaagggaggagaaggagaaggagaaggagaaggagagaattGATGAGATAATGATAAGTTCCATAATCGCTTACATAATCGATCACAATATTACTTCACTAGTCTACTTCACTAGTTTAATTCACTAGTTTATAGCTACGTTCGTCACGAACCTGTGCAATCTCTTTATCTGTATGTTGTTACTTGTTCTCTCTGCGTTCGTTGCAATTCTCTACAATGACCAGTTTCAGCCGTTTCAAGCGGCCGTGGGATTCTCGTTATTGGGTTACACCTTCACTACCTATATGATTCCTAGAGTGTCCACTGCATTCATCAAACGGGGTTTGTTTGGTAGAGATATGTCTAAAATAGGTAAGCCAATTTGTCCTGAGACGATCGGGGTGATACCAGCCATATGTTACATGTTTCTTATGATTCTGTTCATACCTTTCATGTACGTTCGTTACTATTATCACGGTGATGGATCATCCTTAAGTGAGCCAGCCAGTCTTTTCCCGAACGGAAAACTCTCCAGCTTTCTTAGTGGAATGCTATGCTTACAATCCATGATTTTGTTGGGTCTTATGGACGATTTGTTCGATATTCGTTGGAGACATaagttctttcttcctgCCATCGCTGCCATTCCGCTTTTGGTGATCTATTACGTTGATTTTGGTGTCACTTCGGTATTGATTCCGTCGTTTCTAAAGCGATGCCTTAATGTGACGTCAAATTCGTTTGATCTGGGCGTCTTCTATTACTTTTATATGGCGGCAGTGGCCATTTTCTGTCCCAATTCTGTCAATATATTGGCAGGTATCAACGGCTTGGAGGTGGGTCAAACCGTTGTCATTGCAGTTCTCTTAATTCTAAATGACTTGTGCTATATGCTTATGGGTGATTTGGGATCTCCCGCTTATTCGGTTCACCTTTATTCGTCGTGTATGCTTATTCCTTTCCTTGGAATCTCCTTAGGTCTCCTCAAGTTCAATTGGTTTCCTGCCAGAGTGTTTGTAGGTGATACCTGGTGCTATTTCTCCGGTATGGTGTTTGCGGTGGTGGGAATCTCGGGTCATTTTGCCAAAACTCTTCTGTTGTTTTTTGTGCCTCAAATCTTGAACTTTATCTACAGTTCTCCTCAATTGTTCCACTTGGTTCCCTGTCCTCGTCATAGGCTACCTCACTTTGACGCAAAGGACGGTCTAATGCACAATTCTTGGACAGAATATGATAGAGATCATCCCATAAAGAAGGTGATGGTTCCTATTTTCAGTGCTTTCGAGAAGATAAGGTTGATAAAACTAGTCAGGAATTCAAATGGAACCATAATCAAATCT is a window encoding:
- a CDS encoding uncharacterized protein (BUSCO:EOG09341VZ2), with amino-acid sequence MLLLVLSAFVAILYNDQFQPFQAAVGFSLLGYTFTTYMIPRVSTAFIKRGLFGRDMSKIGKPICPETIGVIPAICYMFLMILFIPFMYVRYYYHGDGSSLSEPASLFPNGKLSSFLSGMLCLQSMILLGLMDDLFDIRWRHKFFLPAIAAIPLLVIYYVDFGVTSVLIPSFLKRCLNVTSNSFDLGVFYYFYMAAVAIFCPNSVNILAGINGLEVGQTVVIAVLLILNDLCYMLMGDLGSPAYSVHLYSSCMLIPFLGISLGLLKFNWFPARVFVGDTWCYFSGMVFAVVGISGHFAKTLLLFFVPQILNFIYSSPQLFHLVPCPRHRLPHFDAKDGLMHNSWTEYDRDHPIKKVMVPIFSAFEKIRLIKLVRNSNGTIIKSSNMTLINLVIIWFGPKREDHLCALIMALQFLTGLFMLILRHTVAPMLFGFDNSWNMLERRWN